The nucleotide window TTAATATTTGTTTAACTTTGGAAAGTAACTAAAACTATATTTGTTTAATCAAACTAAATCTCATGAACATTATGAAAAATGCTAAAAAATTAAGAAAGCAGGATCTGAAAAACATTACTGGAGGAATAAGCGGAAATCCTGATTTATCTCTTTGCGGATGCAGCTGCTCAGGATCAGTAACAGGACCGTGGTATTGCGTACAGTATATTGCTTGTCCGCAGGTTTATACTTGTGGTGAAGCTGCTATCTAAAGAAATTATTTCAATATGAAATAAACATTTCCACATTTAATATGCAGCACCCTTTTGTTTTCAAAAGGGTGCTGCTCTTTTTAACGGATAATGTAAAGAAGACTTCCGGCACTTATCGTAATCCAGAGGAGTACTGCGGTAAGCAACGGCTTTAATCCTATAGATTTCAGGGTTTGAAGGGAAAGGGTAGAACCGATGAAAAACAGGGTCAGATTAAGTCCGGATTTTGCCAGAACTGTGATTGAGCTACTGAAACGGTCAAGAACCGGGAAATATGTATTCAAAAGAATAGCAATAATAAAATAGCCGATGAACCATGGAATTTTTATTTTAGTTCCTTTACTTTTAAAAATAAACATAGTAATCAGTGAAACCGGGATAATCCATAATGCACGGGCAAGCTTCACTGTCGTTGCTATTTTCAGAGCCTCATCGCCATATTTGCTTGCAGCACCTACTACAGAACTTGTATCATGAATTCCCACTGCACACCAAAGCCCGAACTGCTCCTGTGAAAGATTCAGCAGATGCCCTATCGCAGGATAGACAAACAACGCAATTGAATTTAAGGTAAAAACAATCGCCAGCGCAAGGGAAATCTGTTTCGTGCTTGGTTTAATAATGGGAGATACTGCCGCGATGGCACTTCCTCCACAGATAGCTGTTCCTGCAGACAAGAGATAAGACAAGGGCCTTTCCAGTTTAAATATTTTTCCCAGAAAATATCCCAAAACCATGACAGTAACAATACTTACAATAGTCAGCATCAAGCCTGTTTTTCCCGCATTAAGAGCTTCATCCAGCTTTAACCCGAATCCCAGTCCTACAATTGAAATCTGCAGCAGCAGATGAATATATTGATGAAGATGTTTTTCAAAAGGGTTTCCCATAAAAACAGCCAGGGCAAATCCCAAAGCAAGGGCAATTGGAGAAGATATGAGCGGTGTAAGGCATAATACGGCCAAAACTATAAAGAATACTTTCCGGGTCATTTCATTCTGAATGAAATCTTTCATAATGCGAACTTTTAAAATCTGCACCAAAATTCCGGAAAATAGTATAACAAAATAAATCGTATTTTGTTATATAGGATAACTATAAGTTATATCTTTGCTTGTTCTTTATTGCTCTGCAAATCTCAGGAAAAGCTTAATCAGTTCAGACTGCTCACCTTTAGGAAGGATAAAATGAAAATCCCTTTCAATACTGAAGTTTTTAATATCAATGACGGTAAGGATATTATTTTTAAGTTCATTCAATATGGTGCTGATGGAAAGAAAGGCCACACATTCCGAATGAAGAAGGTAATTTTTAATACTTTCACTGCTTCCCAACTGCATAACGGTATTCAATTCATTGATATTGATTCCTTTTTCTTTGAGCCTGTTTTGTATGAACTCCAGCGTACCGGAACCCTGTTCTCTGAAAATCAGATCCAGCTGATAAAGGTCCTTCAGGTGTAAAGTTTTATGAGCAAGAGGATGATCGGATTTTGCTGCCAAAACAATTTCATCCGGCTTGAAAGTCCTGTACTCAAAATAAGAAGACTGCGACTCACCTTCGATAATACCAAGGTCAATTTTTTCTTCCTTTAAAAGTGATGAAATAGCTTCCGTATTGCCCGTAAGAAGCTCAATCTTAATGTCTTTATAGTAAGTATTAAATTTGGCTAAAATTTCAGGCAAAATATACTGCGCAACCGTTGTGCTTGCTCCGATAATCAGTTTTCCCTTATGTTGTTGATTGATCTGGCTGATTTCAAACTCCATGTCACGGTAGATATTTCTGATCTTTTCAGCATGTTCATACAAAATCTTACCGCTTTGGGTCAACTGAATAGAAGTTCCTTTACGGTCAAATAACTTCGCGCCTACCTGGGTTTCAATTTCTTTAATGTGTTTGGTGACAGCAGGCTGTGAGATATGAAGCTCTTCTGAAGCTTTAGTGAAACTTAAGCGGGAAGCTACCGTATGGAAAACTTTTAATCTGTAATCGAACATGGCGTAAAATTACGAATTATAGTTGGAAACGGGAAGTGGAGTGAGTTTGAGAGTTTGAGAGTGTAAGGGGTTAATGCATTAAGGTTTCGGGTTTTCAGGTTTCGTGGTACGGGATTCGGGATTTCAGGTTTGGGTTTTTAAGTTTGAGGGATTTTGGGTTCAAGATGTTATAAGTGAAGAACTGAGAGCTAATAAAAACCAGCATCCCGCAACCAACAACAAAATAAACTAATAACTGTAACCCCGCATCCCGTAACTCGTAACTCGTAACCCGCACCCCGCATCTCGAAACCCCTTATAAAAAATCCGAAACAGATCTGTCCTGCTGGCTTTCGTATCTTCTGTTTTTTGCTTCTCCTATTTTCTGCTTTGCATAAATGCTGTTATGTCCTGAAAGAAGATAAGATACAACACAAGCAATAGCTACATATACACCGCATTCTGCCCCGAATAATTCAATTCCCATCAGCATACAGGCCAAAGGAGTATTGGTGGCTCCGGCAAATACAGCAACAAATCCCATCCCGGCCAATAGCCCGAAAGGTAAAGGAATAAAAAGAGATAAAGCACTGCCTAGAGTAGCTCCGATAAAAAACAGCGGGGTAACTTCACCACCTTTAAATCCGGCCGAAAGCGTAACAATGGTAAAGATCATTTTTAAGGCAAAATCATATAGTGGAAGCTGCTTTTCAAAAGATTCCATAATCATAGGAATTCCCAGTCCAATATAACGGGTAGTACCCATGGCAAAAACGGCAAGTGCTATTATGATTCCTCCGGCAACAGGTCGAAGCGGAGGATATTTGACTTTCGATTTGAAAAAAGATCCCATCCAATGAATGATTTTACTGAAAGCAGCGGCACAGATTCCAAAAGCAATACCTGCCAGAATACTGTAAAGAATGGGTAAAAATTCCAGTTTTGGTACGAAATCAATATGATAATGGGTATGTTTTACTTTCCAGAGATTGGTCACCAGGTCAGCAAGAACGGCCGAAGCAAATGCAGGGAAAATAGCATTATAACGGATTCTTCCTATTAGAAAAACTTCAAGACCGAAAACAGCACCAGCCAAAGGAGTTCCGAAAACAGAGCCAAATCCGGCGGCTATCGCTGAAATAATCAGTACTTTTCTATCATTTCGGTCGAGCTTAAAAGGTTTTGTAAGCTGATCTGCAATAGCACCTGCCATTTGAAGCGCTGTTCCTTCACGACCTGCAGAGCCTCCGAAAAAATGAGTCGCAATCGTTCCCAGATAAACAAAGGGAGCCATTTTAAACGGAATGATGCCTTTGGGCTCATGGATGGTATCGATCAACAGGTTATTTCCGGCTTCAACATCTTTCCCGAAGTAATAGTAAAGCAGTCCTATCAAAAATCCGGCAACAGGAAGAAAAGCTATCAGCCAGAGATGATTTTCTCTGAAATTGGTAACCCATTCCAACGACTGAAGAAATCCTGCAGAAGCGGTTCCAACCAAAGCTCCTATAATCATACTGATGAACAGCCATTTTAAAATATAAGGCAGTGCCGGGAATTTTCTGAAGAAAAAATGAGTGTGAAAAACTGCTTTTTTACCAAGTGTCCATTGATTTTTTGACATAATAATCCTGATTAGTTATTTGTTAATAATCTTTTAATCAGGCGTCATCAGCTTTTGTAAAGCGGTTGGGTAAGGAAGAACACCATTTCCTTTTTGATATTGCAAATGTAATAATAAAAGATAAAAGATAAAAGATAAAAGATAAAAGATAAAAGATAAAAGATAAAAGATAAAAGATCTTTTCATTAAACATCAGCTATACATTCAGATGTCAGATACCAAGGGATTTCTCCTGTTTTTAATTTTTCATCAGGTTTTACAGGCTATAATAATTAGATTTCTACGAAATGACAATGAAAGCTTGTATTATGTCTTTGGTACTACTTAATTCTTTTGTCATTCCGGAGGAATCTCTATAACGTAATTAGTAACAATTCTAAAAGATGTTGTCGTTAAATAATTATGTCAACATCACTAGAGGTGGGCTTAGCCCACCTAAATAAATTTAAAACTTTCTACCGGCTTTAGCCCAAGCTTAAAAATAAACCAAAGTTTTAATATATCGGATAATGCATCGCCTTATCGATTTCAATCGGATTATTATACTTCCTGATAACCTCCTGCATGCTTTTGGTTTGAGTATTCAGTTCATCCACATTATGAATTTCCTTTCCGTTGATGTTAATTCTAAGGTCATTATTGGATTTGCTGATATTATTTCTTTCAAAGGCGAAAGGGTCATTGTAAAACTCCATCATCAGCTTATGCTTTTGTTTTTCATTAATAGGAATTGCTTTATTACCAAAGCTGGATTCCAGGAAATCTGAAGTATTGGAGACTTCCGGAAGTTCTCTGCTTTTAACGAGAGTATAAATGAAATTATTCTTAGCATCTGATAGCTCAAAGATCAGACCGGGTAACCCACGAAGTTTAAATGGCCCTTCATTAAATGGAATATCTTTACAGAACCAGGCCGTCCAGCTTCTCCCTCCAAATTTTGTAGTTGCTTTTTGTAAAGTATAATTTTCTACCTTTTTAATCTCATCAGCGATCGTCCAATTGATCTTATCCGTAGTTTTAAATGTATAATATCCATTTTTAATGTTGATGAAATTTTCATTATCAAAAGAATTGATCTTTCTTTTAACCACCTGTCCAGTCATATCAGTATAGCTGAAGTTCATGCCGAATTTTTTATTCAGTGAATCTCTGATAGCGAGATCTTTTCCATAGAACTTTACCTCTTTCGGGGTGATATCCAGGATCATATTCACTTTTTCATACCCGGTCTCGGTAGAATCCATTTTATACTGAAGTTCATAAATGAACCTATGGGTTTGTGCCTGAAGAAAAACCATCAACAGAAATGCTGTGATTGTAAGAAAATTTTTCATATTATACTTTGAAATGGTTGATACTAAATTAGTTAATCTTAATTTCTTATACAATATAATATGAAAAAGAAGATCCATGAATTCAGCATGAAGGTTATGAATCTTATTCTTCTACAAAAAAGGTTTCATTTCATCTTCAATCTGCGTTCTCAGTTCCATCAGTCGTTTGGCATACATTTCAAGCTGCTTTTCTTCCTCTGTTTCCGGAGTCCACTTAGGTACAGGGAGTTTTTTACCATTTTCATCCACAGCAACAAAAACGATGATACAATGGGTTTTTTTTTCAAAATTAGGCTGTTTCAGGTTTCTTGAAAAAACATTAATGGCGATATGCATGCTTGAAGTTCCGGTGTAAATCACCTGGGCATCAACTTTTACGACTTCCCCGATTTTGATAGGATCATAAAAACGGATTCCGCCAACATATACTGTAACGGAATAATTACCACTCCATGTGGTAGCACATGCATAACCGGCCTGGTCAATCCATTTCATCACACTTCCTCCATGTACATTTCCTCCGTAATTAACATCTGAAGGCTCCGAAATAAACTGAAAAGTAATAGGCTTGTTCTGCATCTTTATAAAATTTGAATAAAGTTATTTAATAATTTCCAAATTTTTGGATTAAATCCTACTTTTGAAAGACGAAACTTTCAATGAAAGGGAATTTTAACCAACAACAGATTTAGAAAACGTAATGAAGAAAGTATTTTATCTCAATACATGTGATACCTGCAGAAAAATTTTAGCCCAATTTGACCTTACTGACTGGGAACTTCGCGAAATTAAAAAAGAGCCCGTCACGAAAGAGGAATTGGCAGAAATGCATAAGAAAACAAAATCGTACGAAGCGTTATTCAGTAAAAAATCTACTCAGATCAAACTGAGAGGGCTGGATGTAAAGTCTTTGACAGAAAAAGATTTTAAAGAATTGCTTCTGGATCATTATACCTTTTTAAAAAGACCTGTATTTATGACAGATAAAGAAATTTTTGTAGGAAATGATAAGAAAAATGTTGAAGAATTACAGAAGTTCTTTGGAGTAAACCAATAAATTTAACTTGGAAACTAATTTTGCAAATAATAAACCTTATAGGTTTTTAAAACCTATAAGGTTTGGATATAAAAAGAGGCTGTGAAGAAATCACAGCCTCTTTTTGCTATTTTTTTTCAATTATACAAAAGGAGCCTTCACTACTTTTGCAGGGATGTTTTTGTTTCTTACCTGAATAAAGATCTCAGATCCTAATTTGAAATGAGGTTTGTCAACATAAGCAAGACCTAAACCTACCTTTTTCATTGGAGATTGTGTTCCCGAAGTTACTTTTCCGATCACGTTTCCTTCAGCATCCACTACAGGATAGTCATGTCTTGGAACACCTTTGTCTGTCAATTCGAAACCAACTAATTTTCTGGAAACTCCTTCTTCTTTCTGTTTTGCGAAAACATCTTTGGAAACGAAGTCTTTATCAAATTTGGTGATCCATCCCAAACCAGCTTCAATCGGAGAGGTTGTATCATCAATATCGTTTCCGTAAAGGCAGAATCCTTTTTCTAATCTTAAAGTATCTCTGGCAGCCAGTCCGCAAGGAATAATTCCTTCTTCCTGACCTGCTTCCATTACAGCATCCCAAAGTTTTTCAGCGCTTTCATTTTTGAAATAAATCTCAAAACCTCCGCTTCCAGTATATCCTGTGTTTGAAATGATCACATCATTTTCTCCAGCTACACTTCCTACAGTAAAATGATAGTAAGGGATTTCCGAAAGGTTTACATCGGTAAGTTTTTGAAGAATCTCAGTAGCTTTAGGCCCCTGAACAGCCAATAAAGACATTTCATCAGAAGCATTCGTCATTTTAGCCCCGAAAGTATTGTATTTTGAAATATGATTCCAGTCCTTATCAATGTTGGATGCGTTTACCACCACGAAATATTTGTCATCTTCCATTTTGTAAACGATAAGATCGTCCACAATTCCTCCGTTTTCGTTCGGAAGACAAGAGTACTGAGCTTTTCCGTTTTCAAGCGTATCTACATTATTAGTGGTTACAAATTGTAAAAGGTCTTTTGAACCCGGCCCTTCGATGAAAAACTGTCCCATGTGGGAAACATCAAATAATCCTGCTTTTTCTCTTACAGCAAAATGTTCTTCTGTAACCCCTGAATATTGAACAGGCATTTCAAAACCTGCGAAAGGTACGATCTTAGCTCCCAAAGAAACATGTTTGTCGTACAAGGCTGTTTTCTTCATATTTAATTTTTATTTCTTTATTTTAAAACTGTTAAAAGTCTCATTGAATAGGGTCATGTAGTTTCCGTTCCAGAATTTCTGGCCACAATTGATGGAAACCAAATATAAGTTTTTGTCTTTCTGGAAAGCTTTGGTTACCCAGAACAGTTTTTCCTTTTCATCAAAATGTTCATACAGGTATTCTGTATATCCTTTCTGGCTCTTTTTTTCTTTTACTTTACTCTCCTGGTCTTGTGATTGATAAAGTGCCAGCATAAATTTTTTCACTTCCTCTTTTGGAAGGGGAAGATCATGATATTCCGAAATGGTAATCGCACCGATCTGGCTGGTGGGGAAAATATTGACAATTTCACTGTCGTTAGTAGATCTCCAGCCTTCAGGAACATTAATAGAATAATTGGAATTTTCGTAGACTTTTGCTTTTTGTGAGAAAAACAGGCTTCCCGTCAAAAGAGCAGAAAAAAACAATATCTTTTTCATCATTAAAAATGGTGTTTATATTCTTCCAGGATGATTTTAAACCATGCCGTAAAGTTTTCAGGATGTGCGGAAATTTCTTTATCCAGATCTTCCATAGAAATAAATCTTACGGCTTCCACTTCCTCATTATTTAAATTGAAACCCGCTTCATGATTTCCGACAAATACATGATCCAGCTCGTGCTCCCAAAGGCCGCCGCCTACATCTGCTTTGTAAATAAAATTGAATTTTTCTGAAAGTTCTGTCTCAATTCCCAGCTCTTCCTTCAGTCTG belongs to Chryseobacterium gleum and includes:
- a CDS encoding GLPGLI family protein, translated to MKNFLTITAFLLMVFLQAQTHRFIYELQYKMDSTETGYEKVNMILDITPKEVKFYGKDLAIRDSLNKKFGMNFSYTDMTGQVVKRKINSFDNENFINIKNGYYTFKTTDKINWTIADEIKKVENYTLQKATTKFGGRSWTAWFCKDIPFNEGPFKLRGLPGLIFELSDAKNNFIYTLVKSRELPEVSNTSDFLESSFGNKAIPINEKQKHKLMMEFYNDPFAFERNNISKSNNDLRININGKEIHNVDELNTQTKSMQEVIRKYNNPIEIDKAMHYPIY
- a CDS encoding acyl-CoA thioesterase, with amino-acid sequence MQNKPITFQFISEPSDVNYGGNVHGGSVMKWIDQAGYACATTWSGNYSVTVYVGGIRFYDPIKIGEVVKVDAQVIYTGTSSMHIAINVFSRNLKQPNFEKKTHCIIVFVAVDENGKKLPVPKWTPETEEEKQLEMYAKRLMELRTQIEDEMKPFL
- a CDS encoding voltage-gated chloride channel family protein — its product is MSKNQWTLGKKAVFHTHFFFRKFPALPYILKWLFISMIIGALVGTASAGFLQSLEWVTNFRENHLWLIAFLPVAGFLIGLLYYYFGKDVEAGNNLLIDTIHEPKGIIPFKMAPFVYLGTIATHFFGGSAGREGTALQMAGAIADQLTKPFKLDRNDRKVLIISAIAAGFGSVFGTPLAGAVFGLEVFLIGRIRYNAIFPAFASAVLADLVTNLWKVKHTHYHIDFVPKLEFLPILYSILAGIAFGICAAAFSKIIHWMGSFFKSKVKYPPLRPVAGGIIIALAVFAMGTTRYIGLGIPMIMESFEKQLPLYDFALKMIFTIVTLSAGFKGGEVTPLFFIGATLGSALSLFIPLPFGLLAGMGFVAVFAGATNTPLACMLMGIELFGAECGVYVAIACVVSYLLSGHNSIYAKQKIGEAKNRRYESQQDRSVSDFL
- a CDS encoding YeiH family protein yields the protein MKDFIQNEMTRKVFFIVLAVLCLTPLISSPIALALGFALAVFMGNPFEKHLHQYIHLLLQISIVGLGFGLKLDEALNAGKTGLMLTIVSIVTVMVLGYFLGKIFKLERPLSYLLSAGTAICGGSAIAAVSPIIKPSTKQISLALAIVFTLNSIALFVYPAIGHLLNLSQEQFGLWCAVGIHDTSSVVGAASKYGDEALKIATTVKLARALWIIPVSLITMFIFKSKGTKIKIPWFIGYFIIAILLNTYFPVLDRFSSSITVLAKSGLNLTLFFIGSTLSLQTLKSIGLKPLLTAVLLWITISAGSLLYIIR
- the gcvT gene encoding glycine cleavage system aminomethyltransferase GcvT gives rise to the protein MKKTALYDKHVSLGAKIVPFAGFEMPVQYSGVTEEHFAVREKAGLFDVSHMGQFFIEGPGSKDLLQFVTTNNVDTLENGKAQYSCLPNENGGIVDDLIVYKMEDDKYFVVVNASNIDKDWNHISKYNTFGAKMTNASDEMSLLAVQGPKATEILQKLTDVNLSEIPYYHFTVGSVAGENDVIISNTGYTGSGGFEIYFKNESAEKLWDAVMEAGQEEGIIPCGLAARDTLRLEKGFCLYGNDIDDTTSPIEAGLGWITKFDKDFVSKDVFAKQKEEGVSRKLVGFELTDKGVPRHDYPVVDAEGNVIGKVTSGTQSPMKKVGLGLAYVDKPHFKLGSEIFIQVRNKNIPAKVVKAPFV
- a CDS encoding LysR family transcriptional regulator, producing MFDYRLKVFHTVASRLSFTKASEELHISQPAVTKHIKEIETQVGAKLFDRKGTSIQLTQSGKILYEHAEKIRNIYRDMEFEISQINQQHKGKLIIGASTTVAQYILPEILAKFNTYYKDIKIELLTGNTEAISSLLKEEKIDLGIIEGESQSSYFEYRTFKPDEIVLAAKSDHPLAHKTLHLKDLYQLDLIFREQGSGTLEFIQNRLKEKGININELNTVMQLGSSESIKNYLLHSECVAFLSISTILNELKNNILTVIDIKNFSIERDFHFILPKGEQSELIKLFLRFAEQ
- a CDS encoding arsenate reductase family protein, encoding MKKVFYLNTCDTCRKILAQFDLTDWELREIKKEPVTKEELAEMHKKTKSYEALFSKKSTQIKLRGLDVKSLTEKDFKELLLDHYTFLKRPVFMTDKEIFVGNDKKNVEELQKFFGVNQ
- the idi gene encoding isopentenyl-diphosphate Delta-isomerase, which gives rise to MEEFVVLVNPEDRVLGLMEKQQAHINGLLHRAFSVFLFNSKGEMLLQKRASGKYHSPNQWTNAVCSHPRDGETYQEGAARRLKEELGIETELSEKFNFIYKADVGGGLWEHELDHVFVGNHEAGFNLNNEEVEAVRFISMEDLDKEISAHPENFTAWFKIILEEYKHHF